In the Rattus rattus isolate New Zealand chromosome 18, Rrattus_CSIRO_v1, whole genome shotgun sequence genome, one interval contains:
- the Lrrc3 gene encoding leucine-rich repeat-containing protein 3 gives MGPRGRQSPSSPLAPSQGSCFFILFCLRLGASCPQSCQCPDHAGAVAVHCSSRGLQEIPRDIPADTVLLKLDANRISRVPNGAFQHLPQLRELDLSHNAIEAIGPAAFSGLAGGLRLLDLSHNRIRRIPKDALGKLSAKIRLSHNPLHCECALQEALWELKLDPDSVDEIACHTSAQEQFVGKPLIQVLDSGASFCSTHRKTTDVAMLVTMFGWFTMVIAYVVYYVRHNQEDARRHLEYLKSLPSAPVSKEPFSPVP, from the coding sequence ATGGGCCCCAGGGGCAGGCAGAGCCCCTCGTCCCCACTGGCCCCCTCCCAGGGGTCTtgcttcttcatcctcttctgctTACGGTTAGGTGCCTCCTGCCCACAGTCATGCCAGTGCCCCGACCATGCCGGGGCCGTGGCTGTCCATTGCAGCTCGAGAGGGCTGCAGGAGATCCCCAGGGACATCCCAGCTGACACGGTGCTTTTGAAACTAGATGCTAACAGAATCTCCCGAGTCCCCAATGGAGCCTTCCAGCATCTGCCCCAGCTGAGGGAGCTGGACCTGTCCCATAATGCCATCGAGGCCATTGGGCCAGCAGCCTTCTCAGGTCTGGCTGGGGGCCTGAGGCTTCTGGACTTATCCCACAATCGCATCCGAAGAATCCCAAAGGACGCGCTGGGCAAGTTGAGCGCCAAGATCCGCCTGTCCCACAATCCACTGCACTGTGAGTGTGCCCTGCAGGAGGCCCTGTGGGAACTGAAGCTGGACCCTGACTCCGTGGATGAAATTGCCTGCCACACCTCAGCCCAGGAGCAGTTCGTGGGCAAGCCTCTGATCCAGGTCTTGGACTCGGGTGCCAGCTTCTGCAGCACCCATCGGAAGACCACCGACGTGGCCATGCTGGTCACCATGTTCGGCTGGTTCACCATGGTGATTGCCTATGTAGTGTACTACGTACGCCACAACCAGGAGGATGCCAGACGACACCTGGAGTACCTCAAGTCCCTGCCTAGTGCTCCAGTCTCCAAGGAGCCTTTCAGCCCTGTGCCCTAG